Proteins co-encoded in one Halorussus salinus genomic window:
- a CDS encoding PHP domain-containing protein produces MSVVHDYHVHSNYSDGTQMPRMLAAAEEAGLRAIGFADHCNVSERGRFQTQKREYGINLDRTYPLRREAIESLRDRYDLRVFDAVEMDYDPRDEADIADFLDEADFDYAVGSVHRVEGTNVQRSAPFTDLSERERRGVVDDYYERLADLVDSELFAIAAHVDLPERTPELRGYTTPDHHAMLADALATSRTVPELNAGRVRREYGQFHPAPDLRAALRERGVEFVAGTDAHDPDEIPARKRELDEYFAAREADPLVLFE; encoded by the coding sequence GTGTCCGTCGTCCACGACTACCACGTCCACTCGAACTACTCGGACGGTACCCAGATGCCCCGGATGCTCGCGGCCGCCGAGGAGGCCGGTCTCCGTGCGATAGGGTTCGCCGACCACTGCAACGTCTCCGAGCGCGGGCGATTCCAGACGCAGAAACGCGAGTACGGCATCAACTTGGACCGGACCTACCCGCTCCGCCGGGAGGCCATCGAGTCGTTGCGCGACCGGTACGACCTCCGGGTCTTCGACGCGGTGGAGATGGACTACGACCCGCGGGACGAGGCCGACATCGCCGACTTCCTCGACGAGGCCGACTTCGACTACGCCGTCGGGAGCGTCCACCGCGTCGAGGGGACCAACGTCCAGCGGAGCGCCCCTTTCACGGACCTCTCGGAGCGCGAGCGCCGGGGAGTCGTGGACGACTACTACGAGCGACTCGCGGACCTCGTGGACTCGGAACTGTTCGCCATCGCGGCCCACGTGGACCTGCCCGAGCGCACGCCGGAACTCCGGGGCTACACCACGCCGGACCACCACGCGATGCTCGCCGACGCCCTCGCTACGTCGCGGACCGTCCCGGAACTCAACGCCGGGCGCGTCCGCCGGGAGTACGGGCAGTTCCACCCCGCGCCGGACCTCCGGGCGGCGCTCCGCGAGCGCGGCGTCGAGTTCGTCGCCGGGACCGACGCCCACGACCCCGACGAGATTCCCGCCCGAAAGCGCGAGTTGGACGAGTATTTCGCCGCGCGCGAGGCCGACCCGCTGGTGCTTTTCGAGTAG
- a CDS encoding DUF309 domain-containing protein encodes MDDHTRDASVGPPRVGTPTGWLPAKGRWEHDTLRRATVHGIRLFNVGEFHESHDCFEYEWYNYGSGTTESKFLHGMVQVAAGAYKHFDFEDDGGMASLFETALQYLHGVPRDYYGVDVLDVRETMTRALEEPTVLEEWRIELDGTLPTADKSDFAYAESLE; translated from the coding sequence ATGGACGACCACACCCGCGACGCGTCGGTCGGTCCGCCCCGAGTCGGGACGCCGACCGGGTGGCTCCCCGCGAAGGGTCGCTGGGAACACGACACGCTCCGGCGGGCGACGGTCCACGGGATTCGACTGTTCAACGTCGGCGAGTTCCACGAATCGCACGACTGCTTCGAATACGAGTGGTACAACTACGGGAGCGGGACCACCGAGAGCAAGTTCCTCCACGGAATGGTGCAGGTCGCGGCGGGCGCGTACAAGCACTTCGACTTCGAGGACGACGGCGGAATGGCCTCGCTGTTCGAGACCGCGCTCCAGTACCTCCACGGCGTGCCTCGGGACTACTACGGCGTGGACGTGCTGGACGTGCGCGAGACGATGACTCGCGCGCTGGAGGAGCCGACCGTCTTGGAGGAGTGGCGAATCGAACTCGACGGCACGCTCCCGACCGCGGATAAATCAGACTTCGCGTACGCCGAATCGCTGGAGTGA
- a CDS encoding DUF7344 domain-containing protein, which yields MTTTDSRNDTADARPYSTERDASLDATFDALGNRDCRVLLWHLADSDEAVVVDDLVDLLADEATLADEVRLRARLHHTYLPKLADAGLVEYDADRELVTQREDSEFEELRPVVAEFESADHPVSLNTLFDLLADVRRREAVVTLLAHGDLSLPDLADEVAVAEEGEPLTRIDADDVLQVYLSLYHTHVPKLARAGLVDYDQDDDYVALTDAGRDLESPIRSFCDGDD from the coding sequence ATGACAACGACCGACTCTCGCAACGACACGGCGGACGCCCGACCGTACAGCACCGAGCGCGACGCCTCGCTCGACGCGACTTTCGACGCACTCGGGAACCGGGACTGTCGGGTCCTCCTCTGGCATCTCGCGGACAGCGACGAGGCGGTCGTCGTGGACGACCTCGTGGACCTGCTGGCCGACGAGGCCACGTTGGCCGACGAAGTTCGACTGCGCGCTCGCCTCCACCACACCTACCTCCCGAAACTGGCCGACGCGGGCCTCGTGGAGTACGACGCCGACCGCGAACTCGTCACCCAACGCGAGGACAGCGAGTTCGAGGAGCTACGCCCGGTCGTCGCGGAGTTCGAGTCGGCCGACCACCCCGTCTCGTTGAACACGCTGTTCGACCTCCTCGCGGACGTGCGGCGGCGCGAGGCGGTCGTGACCCTGTTGGCTCACGGGGACCTGTCGCTCCCGGACCTCGCCGACGAAGTGGCCGTCGCCGAGGAGGGCGAACCCCTCACGCGAATCGACGCCGACGACGTGTTGCAGGTCTACCTCTCGCTGTACCACACCCACGTCCCGAAACTCGCTCGCGCCGGACTCGTGGACTACGACCAAGACGACGACTACGTGGCGCTGACCGACGCGGGCCGGGACCTCGAATCGCCGATTCGGTCGTTCTGTGACGGCGACGACTGA